In one window of Campylobacter coli DNA:
- a CDS encoding arsenate reductase ArsC: protein MKLAFICIHNSCRSQMAEALARHKAEKMGIDIEVFSAGSDTSKGVNLQAIRLMREIYQIDMKKHYSKLIDSLPQNLDIVVSMGCGVACPSLKSRYYFDFGLKDPSGSCDDEFKKIIQILDSKLTALLQAIKTNSLKDFRC from the coding sequence ATGAAACTTGCATTTATTTGTATTCATAATAGCTGCCGTTCTCAAATGGCAGAAGCACTAGCTAGGCATAAAGCTGAAAAAATGGGCATAGATATCGAAGTATTTTCTGCAGGAAGTGACACTTCTAAGGGTGTAAATTTGCAGGCCATAAGACTTATGCGTGAAATTTATCAAATCGATATGAAAAAGCATTATTCTAAACTCATCGATTCCTTACCTCAAAATTTAGATATAGTTGTAAGTATGGGTTGTGGCGTGGCTTGTCCTAGCTTAAAATCAAGGTATTATTTTGATTTTGGATTAAAAGATCCTAGCGGAAGCTGTGATGATGAGTTTAAAAAAATAATTCAAATTTTAGATTCTAAACTGACAGCTCTTTTACAAGCCATAAAGACAAATTCTCTTAAGGACTTTAGATGTTAG
- the acr3 gene encoding arsenite efflux transporter Acr3: protein MLGFIDRFLTLWIFLAIFLGLVLGIIFPDIALFWNLFEYKSVNVVLTLCLILMMYPPLAKVDYAKLSKVFDSKKVILLSMILNWFIGPLLMFVLAFIFLKDEPLYMQGVIIIGLARCIAMVVVWSDLAKGDREYTSALVAMNSIFQILFFSTLAYIYLDFLPKLLGQSTLATSLDIDFSTLSKNVLIYLGIPFLMGFITRTLLLKCKSKQWYENTFLPKISPITLITLLVTIIIMCSYKANEVFHLPLEALKIAFVLTLYFIIMFFLTWFISKKNHLSYPKTCSLCFSASGNNFELAIIICIATFGLHSEQAFASIIGPLVEVPVLILLVKWALGKSLNSKK, encoded by the coding sequence ATGTTAGGTTTTATCGATAGATTTCTAACGCTTTGGATATTTTTAGCTATTTTTTTAGGCTTGGTTTTGGGTATCATTTTCCCTGATATCGCTTTATTTTGGAATTTATTTGAATACAAGTCTGTAAATGTAGTATTGACTTTATGTCTTATTTTGATGATGTATCCGCCTTTAGCTAAGGTTGATTATGCGAAGCTTTCAAAGGTATTTGATTCTAAAAAAGTTATCTTGCTTTCTATGATTTTAAATTGGTTTATAGGCCCTTTGCTTATGTTTGTCTTAGCTTTTATTTTCTTAAAAGACGAGCCTTTATATATGCAAGGAGTTATCATCATCGGCTTGGCAAGATGTATCGCAATGGTGGTAGTATGGAGCGATTTAGCAAAAGGTGATAGAGAATACACCAGTGCTTTAGTAGCGATGAATAGCATTTTTCAAATTTTATTTTTTTCCACTTTGGCTTATATTTATCTAGATTTTTTACCAAAATTACTAGGTCAAAGCACTTTAGCTACAAGTTTAGATATAGATTTTTCGACTCTAAGTAAAAATGTTTTGATTTATTTAGGAATTCCTTTTTTAATGGGCTTTATAACAAGAACCCTACTTTTAAAATGCAAAAGCAAACAATGGTACGAAAATACCTTTTTACCTAAAATCAGCCCTATAACTCTTATCACCCTGCTAGTAACTATTATCATTATGTGTTCTTACAAAGCAAATGAAGTATTTCACCTGCCTTTAGAAGCTTTAAAAATAGCCTTTGTTTTGACTTTGTATTTTATCATCATGTTTTTTCTAACTTGGTTTATTTCTAAGAAAAATCATCTTTCTTATCCTAAAACTTGTTCTTTATGCTTTAGCGCAAGTGGAAATAACTTTGAATTGGCTATAATCATTTGCATTGCTACTTTTGGGCTTCACTCAGAACAAGCTTTTGCAAGCATTATAGGTCCTTTAGTAGAAGTTCCTGTACTTATCTTACTTGTAAAATGGGCATTGGGTAAAAGTTTAAATTCTAAAAAATGA
- a CDS encoding NAD(P)-dependent oxidoreductase: MKIAILCASGKTGKAITNEVLDRGLNPVCFVRDSSKMSEFEKNVQIIQKDLFLLNSQDLEHFDVIIDAFGEWQDLSLHKKHIEFLSKILQGSRAKVLVVGGAGSLYMDSSHKTRLMDMPDFPKEYLGVAQATAEVLTFLRDEKGFKWVYVSPSAEFVPALPKSNHYKIIGEEFELNSNNESKIGYRDYASAMMDIALDSNYENVRVGVIAL, encoded by the coding sequence ATGAAAATAGCAATTTTATGCGCAAGTGGTAAAACAGGCAAGGCAATAACTAATGAGGTATTAGATCGCGGTTTAAATCCTGTATGTTTCGTGCGCGATAGTTCTAAAATGAGTGAGTTTGAAAAAAATGTTCAAATAATACAAAAGGATCTTTTCTTATTAAATTCGCAGGATTTAGAACATTTTGATGTAATCATTGATGCATTTGGGGAATGGCAAGATTTGAGTTTGCATAAAAAGCACATAGAATTTTTAAGTAAAATTTTGCAAGGAAGTCGTGCTAAAGTGCTTGTTGTAGGAGGTGCTGGAAGTTTATATATGGATAGTAGCCACAAGACAAGATTGATGGATATGCCAGATTTTCCTAAAGAGTATTTGGGTGTAGCGCAAGCAACTGCAGAGGTGCTTACATTTTTACGCGATGAAAAGGGCTTTAAATGGGTGTATGTTAGTCCATCTGCAGAGTTTGTGCCTGCTTTGCCAAAGAGTAATCATTATAAAATCATAGGTGAAGAATTTGAACTGAATTCAAATAATGAAAGCAAAATAGGTTACAGGGATTATGCAAGCGCTATGATGGATATTGCATTAGATTCTAATTATGAAAATGTTCGTGTTGGTGTTATAGCTTTATAA
- a CDS encoding metalloregulator ArsR/SmtB family transcription factor, with amino-acid sequence MQKFLTIISAINDESRVLILYHLLKYQELCVCDLQKLLNMGQSRLSRHLKILKDAGFLYVKRKGTWAYYGISDKLLKLHSDLFENIKNLDIDIVVLENNTCEDDK; translated from the coding sequence ATGCAAAAGTTTTTAACCATTATTTCAGCGATCAATGATGAAAGCAGAGTGCTTATCTTATACCATCTTTTAAAATATCAAGAACTTTGCGTGTGTGATTTGCAAAAGCTTTTAAATATGGGACAATCAAGGCTTTCAAGACATTTAAAAATTTTAAAAGACGCAGGGTTTTTATATGTCAAACGCAAGGGGACTTGGGCGTATTATGGTATCAGTGATAAGCTTTTAAAACTGCATTCTGATCTTTTTGAAAATATTAAAAATCTAGATATTGACATTGTAGTTTTAGAAAACAATACTTGCGAGGATGATAAATGA
- a CDS encoding permease, translating to MQVFFSTFKEFLYLFVELSVLFIGISFLISIINQKYEGMFRKQLSGDKISSYFKAIFLGALTPFCSCSTIPLLKAFLEARVKLSVCLAYLFTSPLINPIIFTMLFVTFGLKLSLVYVLFLVIFIFIISLIFSKFKEEYFLKHTPKNSAPSIFTQNAKNIGKIVFKPSSCCTNTQNKANDTKINFKKLFKESVINYKKLLPYIVIAVLIGALIHDFIPQEILQKYLSGNEILSIILAAFFGVLLYLRVETIIPIGLILLQMGISQGVIMSFLIAGAGCSLPELVLLKQMFKMKFLLLFVTIILSVAISFGMLINFI from the coding sequence ATGCAAGTATTTTTTAGCACTTTTAAAGAGTTTTTGTATCTATTTGTCGAACTTTCTGTACTTTTTATAGGAATTTCTTTTCTTATTAGCATTATCAACCAAAAATACGAAGGAATGTTTAGAAAACAACTGAGCGGAGATAAAATTTCAAGCTATTTTAAAGCTATATTTTTAGGTGCTTTAACGCCTTTTTGCTCCTGTTCTACCATACCGCTTTTAAAAGCATTTTTAGAAGCTAGGGTAAAACTTAGCGTGTGCTTGGCTTATCTTTTTACCTCACCTCTTATAAATCCTATCATTTTTACCATGCTTTTTGTTACCTTTGGCTTGAAATTAAGTCTTGTGTATGTATTGTTTTTGGTAATTTTTATTTTTATAATTTCTCTTATTTTTTCAAAATTTAAAGAAGAGTATTTTTTAAAGCATACTCCTAAAAATTCAGCTCCAAGCATTTTCACACAAAATGCTAAAAACATAGGCAAAATAGTCTTTAAACCAAGCTCTTGTTGCACCAACACTCAAAACAAAGCTAACGATACAAAGATAAATTTCAAAAAACTTTTCAAAGAAAGTGTTATAAACTATAAAAAATTACTACCTTATATCGTAATCGCAGTGCTTATAGGGGCTTTGATCCATGATTTTATCCCTCAAGAAATTTTACAAAAATACCTAAGTGGCAATGAAATTTTAAGCATTATTCTAGCAGCATTTTTTGGAGTTTTACTTTACTTAAGAGTAGAAACCATTATCCCTATAGGCTTGATACTTTTGCAAATGGGAATTTCTCAAGGGGTGATCATGAGTTTTTTAATCGCAGGTGCGGGATGCTCTTTACCCGAGCTTGTTTTACTTAAGCAAATGTTTAAGATGAAATTTTTATTATTGTTTGTAACTATCATTTTAAGCGTAGCCATATCTTTTGGCATGCTTATAAATTTCATATGA
- a CDS encoding MerR family transcriptional regulator has protein sequence MAYTIKEVEKETKISSHTLRFWAKKGLFPFVQKDENGVKYFSKSDIEWAKWIEWLRISGMQIEQIRHYIKLCSLGIKTAKERQDMLKQAKKKLQTQIKTLKESEKVLSKKIKIYEEMLANEVDGFNPESKDYQPCDKFCKES, from the coding sequence ATGGCTTATACTATAAAAGAAGTTGAAAAAGAAACAAAAATAAGCTCGCATACGCTAAGATTTTGGGCTAAAAAAGGTTTATTTCCCTTTGTGCAAAAAGATGAAAATGGAGTGAAGTATTTTTCAAAAAGCGATATAGAATGGGCAAAATGGATAGAATGGCTTAGAATTTCAGGTATGCAAATCGAACAAATCAGACACTATATAAAGCTTTGCTCTTTAGGTATAAAAACTGCCAAAGAAAGACAAGATATGTTAAAACAAGCAAAGAAAAAGCTACAAACTCAAATTAAAACTCTAAAAGAAAGTGAAAAAGTTTTAAGTAAAAAGATAAAAATTTATGAAGAAATGCTTGCAAATGAAGTTGATGGGTTTAATCCAGAAAGCAAGGATTATCAACCTTGCGATAAGTTTTGTAAAGAGTCATGA
- a CDS encoding helix-turn-helix domain-containing protein, with protein MKKYHSPCPVETTLNLIGNKWKILIIRELLDGEKRFGELRKNISATKNQNISQNVLTQNLRELEEAKLLKRKVYAEVPPRVEYSLTLLGSSLESVLKSLEIWGDKYKNMN; from the coding sequence ATGAAAAAATATCACTCCCCCTGTCCTGTTGAAACAACGCTCAATCTTATTGGCAACAAATGGAAAATTCTCATTATTAGAGAATTGCTAGATGGAGAAAAGAGATTTGGGGAACTAAGAAAAAATATTTCAGCTACAAAAAATCAAAACATCTCTCAAAATGTACTTACACAAAATTTACGAGAACTAGAAGAAGCTAAGCTATTAAAACGCAAAGTTTATGCGGAAGTTCCACCAAGAGTTGAATATTCGCTTACCTTGCTTGGCAGTAGCTTAGAATCTGTTTTAAAAAGTCTTGAAATTTGGGGAGATAAATACAAAAATATGAATTAA
- a CDS encoding alpha/beta hydrolase, whose amino-acid sequence MKNNFFKLLLMVLLIGGANMLYATTWDKVFTQSDKVKIQKVTFKNRYGITLVGDLYIPKNAKSKKLSAIAISGPFGAVKEQASGFYAQTLAESGFVVLAFDPSFTGESGGSPRNVASPDINTEDFSAAVDFLSNLANVDPSKIGILGICGFGGFALNAGSMDTRIKAIVTSTMYDMSRVNAYGYNDSLDKQARYELKKKLNEARTKDFKNGTFELAPTLPQKLSGNEPQFIKEYWEYYKTKRGFHKRSINSNGAWNATSSLGFINAPILEFSDEINVSVLMIHGENAHSRYFSEDAFKNLKGDNKELLIVKNANHVDLYDNADKIPFSKIAEFFKANLK is encoded by the coding sequence ATGAAGAATAATTTTTTTAAATTATTGCTTATGGTTTTATTGATTGGAGGTGCAAATATGCTGTATGCAACTACTTGGGATAAGGTTTTTACTCAAAGCGATAAGGTAAAAATACAAAAAGTCACTTTTAAAAATCGCTATGGTATTACTTTGGTTGGGGATTTATATATCCCAAAAAATGCAAAATCCAAAAAGCTTAGTGCAATTGCGATTAGTGGTCCTTTTGGAGCGGTAAAAGAGCAAGCTTCAGGATTTTATGCGCAGACTTTAGCCGAATCAGGTTTTGTTGTTTTAGCTTTTGATCCTTCCTTTACAGGAGAAAGTGGAGGAAGTCCTAGAAATGTGGCAAGTCCTGATATCAACACAGAAGACTTTAGTGCGGCGGTGGATTTTTTAAGCAATCTTGCAAATGTTGATCCTAGTAAAATAGGCATTTTAGGAATTTGTGGTTTTGGTGGTTTTGCTTTAAATGCAGGTTCTATGGATACAAGGATAAAGGCTATCGTAACTTCTACAATGTATGATATGAGCAGGGTTAATGCTTATGGATATAATGATAGCTTAGACAAACAAGCAAGATATGAGTTAAAGAAAAAGCTAAATGAAGCACGCACAAAAGATTTTAAAAATGGTACTTTTGAGCTAGCGCCTACTTTACCACAAAAACTTAGCGGCAATGAGCCACAATTTATCAAAGAATATTGGGAGTATTATAAAACCAAAAGAGGTTTTCATAAAAGATCAATCAACTCAAATGGTGCGTGGAATGCTACCTCATCGCTTGGCTTTATCAATGCTCCTATTCTTGAATTCAGCGATGAGATAAATGTTTCTGTGCTTATGATACATGGAGAAAATGCACATAGCAGATATTTTAGCGAAGATGCTTTTAAAAATCTAAAAGGCGATAATAAAGAGCTTTTGATCGTAAAAAATGCTAATCATGTGGATTTGTATGATAATGCAGATAAAATCCCTTTTAGCAAAATCGCAGAATTTTTTAAAGCAAATTTAAAATAA
- a CDS encoding methyl-accepting chemotaxis protein produces MNSIKIKLSLIANLIAIFALIILGVVSFYFTKNSLYEATFREQTNLLKSSQNIVEDFRSKNIVVLENLAKDILSLPYEALNSQENLIQYASPMLKDYRHTINALATFIGQSNGENVISDGISDQKGINARINGKANNYNATTRGWYQSAMQTDTFAASHPYIDAVTKEFVITYSKALYKDGKFIGVLGIDVLLTSFQNQIAKTPGNVFVFDRENKVFAATDTKLLDPSIDYSPVLNAYKANGDYKFFDYTLNGDDRLGICTKVFAYLACATESDDVIDKPIAETAFVQVIAVIIIIACSVLLLYFIVSYYLSPLASIQAGLNSFFGFINHKTKDISTIDVKTNDEFGQISKAINENILATKQGLEQDAKAVKESVETVGVVESGNLTARITANPRNPQLIELKNVLNRLLDVLQTKVGSDMNAIHKIFEEYKSLDFRNKLDNASGNVEITTNALGDEIVKMLKQSSDFANHLASESSKLQSAVQNLTSSSNSQAASLEETAAALEEITSSMQNVSVKTSDVITQSEEIKNVTGIIGDIADQINLLALNAAIEAARAGEHGRGFAVVADEVRKLAERTQKSLSEIEANTNLLVQSINDMAESIKEQTAGITQINESVAQIDQTTKDNVEIANESAIISNTVSDIANNILEDVKKKRF; encoded by the coding sequence ATGAATAGTATAAAAATAAAGCTTTCGCTTATTGCAAATTTAATTGCAATTTTCGCTTTAATTATTTTAGGTGTTGTAAGTTTTTACTTTACAAAAAATTCTTTATATGAAGCAACTTTTAGAGAACAAACTAACCTACTCAAAAGTTCACAAAATATAGTAGAAGACTTTAGATCTAAAAATATAGTTGTGCTTGAAAATTTAGCAAAAGATATTTTGAGTTTGCCTTATGAGGCTCTTAACTCGCAAGAAAATCTCATTCAATATGCAAGCCCGATGTTGAAAGACTATCGTCATACTATTAACGCTCTTGCAACCTTTATTGGACAAAGCAATGGTGAAAATGTCATCAGTGATGGAATCAGTGATCAAAAGGGCATAAACGCAAGAATCAATGGCAAAGCAAACAATTATAATGCAACTACAAGAGGTTGGTATCAAAGTGCTATGCAAACAGATACATTTGCCGCAAGTCACCCTTATATCGATGCAGTCACCAAAGAATTTGTTATCACTTATTCTAAAGCTCTTTATAAAGATGGTAAATTTATCGGGGTTCTAGGTATAGATGTTTTATTAACAAGCTTTCAAAATCAAATTGCAAAAACTCCAGGAAATGTTTTTGTATTTGATAGAGAAAATAAAGTATTTGCCGCAACCGATACTAAATTGCTTGATCCATCTATAGATTATTCTCCTGTTTTAAATGCCTATAAAGCAAATGGGGATTATAAATTTTTTGATTATACCCTAAACGGAGATGACAGATTGGGAATTTGTACAAAGGTATTTGCTTATCTAGCTTGTGCTACTGAAAGTGATGATGTTATTGATAAACCTATTGCAGAAACAGCTTTTGTCCAAGTTATAGCAGTAATTATTATAATAGCTTGTAGTGTGCTTTTACTTTATTTTATTGTATCATACTACCTCTCCCCACTCGCCTCTATCCAAGCAGGACTTAATTCTTTCTTTGGCTTCATCAACCATAAAACCAAAGATATTTCTACTATTGATGTAAAAACTAATGATGAATTTGGTCAAATCTCTAAAGCCATCAACGAAAACATCCTTGCTACTAAACAAGGTTTAGAACAAGATGCTAAAGCAGTAAAAGAAAGTGTTGAAACAGTAGGAGTAGTAGAAAGTGGTAATCTTACTGCAAGAATTACAGCTAATCCTAGAAATCCACAATTAATAGAACTTAAAAATGTTCTTAATAGACTTTTAGATGTTTTACAAACTAAAGTAGGATCAGATATGAATGCTATTCATAAGATCTTTGAAGAATATAAGTCTTTAGACTTTAGAAATAAACTTGATAATGCTAGTGGTAATGTTGAAATCACTACCAATGCTTTAGGAGATGAAATCGTTAAGATGTTAAAACAAAGTTCTGACTTTGCTAATCACTTAGCCAGTGAAAGTTCTAAACTTCAAAGTGCAGTTCAAAATCTTACTTCATCTTCTAATTCTCAAGCAGCTTCTTTGGAAGAAACAGCTGCTGCTTTAGAAGAGATTACTTCTTCTATGCAAAATGTTTCTGTAAAAACCAGTGATGTTATCACTCAATCTGAAGAGATTAAGAATGTTACAGGTATTATTGGAGATATTGCAGATCAAATCAATCTTCTAGCATTAAATGCTGCTATTGAAGCTGCAAGAGCAGGAGAACATGGTAGAGGATTTGCAGTTGTTGCAGATGAAGTTAGAAAGCTAGCTGAAAGAACTCAAAAGTCTTTATCTGAAATAGAAGCTAATACTAATTTATTGGTTCAATCTATCAATGATATGGCAGAATCTATTAAAGAGCAAACTGCAGGTATTACTCAAATCAATGAGAGTGTAGCTCAAATTGATCAAACTACTAAGGATAATGTAGAGATTGCTAATGAGTCTGCTATTATTTCTAATACTGTAAGTGATATAGCTAATAATATACTTGAAGATGTGAAAAAGAAAAGGTTTTAA
- a CDS encoding cyclophilin-like fold protein gives MKKILFVIMLSSMLAFADLSNKGDLMQIKLLFNGKELLVNLEQNEASRQFYNTLPLELEFSDFIGKEKIAHLPKALNAKGSSAYKPQIGDLFYYVPWGNIGIFYEFQNANEDLVFLGKIQGNLEFLKMQKGDFKVRIIKK, from the coding sequence ATGAAAAAGATTTTATTTGTAATAATGCTAAGTAGCATGCTTGCTTTTGCTGATTTATCAAACAAGGGAGATTTAATGCAAATAAAATTACTTTTTAATGGCAAGGAATTGCTTGTAAATTTAGAGCAAAATGAGGCTTCAAGGCAGTTTTACAACACCTTGCCCTTGGAGTTAGAATTTAGTGATTTTATAGGAAAAGAAAAAATCGCACATTTACCCAAAGCATTAAATGCGAAAGGAAGTAGTGCTTATAAGCCGCAAATTGGGGATTTGTTTTATTATGTGCCTTGGGGAAATATAGGCATTTTTTATGAGTTTCAAAATGCAAATGAAGATTTGGTATTTTTAGGAAAAATACAAGGAAATTTAGAGTTTTTAAAAATGCAAAAAGGCGATTTTAAAGTAAGGATTATAAAGAAGTAA
- a CDS encoding MFS transporter, with the protein MQALNQEKSNSLSDIKIILVLCLGVFGILSTELGMMGIIPIVSQNFSVSISDAGWSVSIFALVITFCAPIVPLLCANFNPKKLMLICLAVFILSSLIAAFVSEFWQLLVFRAIPAFFHPIYIALALSMAANLALDKKDIPKNVGKIFAAVSAGMVLGVPLTSYLGGNFGFEISMLLFVFLNLLSFVATLFFVPNFKKENKVKIGKQLLILRYPLLWISILCVVCINAGIWGFYSYFSDFLLSISKINFDLISIILALYGFANIIGNNLAPKLLIKNVNLNLIFTLLLMIGIYVLIFNFYYQNMILMILAFILGILGGVMNNGTHFLISHPFPRAKDFTNGLFISVANIGLSIGTAICGLVISLSNTRFIAISSVILLSFGIVMILLRDKIQSMKLRF; encoded by the coding sequence ATGCAAGCTTTGAATCAAGAAAAATCTAATTCTTTATCGGATATAAAAATTATTTTAGTGCTGTGTTTAGGCGTATTTGGGATTTTAAGCACAGAGCTAGGGATGATGGGTATAATTCCTATTGTTTCTCAAAATTTTAGCGTAAGTATTTCAGATGCAGGTTGGAGTGTGAGTATTTTTGCACTTGTGATTACTTTTTGCGCTCCTATTGTCCCGCTACTTTGTGCAAATTTTAATCCCAAAAAACTTATGCTTATTTGTTTAGCTGTATTTATCTTAAGCTCGTTAATCGCTGCTTTTGTGAGTGAATTTTGGCAATTGCTTGTTTTTAGAGCTATTCCTGCATTTTTTCATCCTATCTATATAGCACTAGCTTTAAGCATGGCTGCAAATTTGGCATTGGATAAAAAAGATATTCCTAAAAATGTAGGGAAAATTTTTGCAGCTGTGAGTGCAGGTATGGTTTTAGGAGTACCGCTTACTAGCTATTTAGGTGGAAATTTCGGCTTTGAAATTTCGATGTTGTTATTTGTGTTTTTAAATCTTTTATCCTTTGTGGCTACTTTATTTTTTGTGCCGAATTTCAAAAAAGAAAATAAGGTCAAAATAGGCAAGCAATTACTTATTTTAAGGTATCCGCTTTTATGGATAAGCATACTTTGTGTTGTTTGTATCAATGCTGGAATTTGGGGATTTTATTCTTATTTTTCTGATTTTTTATTGAGTATTTCGAAAATAAATTTTGATTTAATCAGTATTATTCTTGCTCTTTATGGTTTTGCTAACATTATAGGCAACAATCTTGCACCAAAACTGCTTATAAAAAATGTTAATTTAAATTTGATTTTTACACTTTTGTTGATGATTGGAATTTATGTACTTATTTTTAATTTTTATTATCAAAATATGATTTTAATGATACTAGCTTTTATTTTGGGTATTTTAGGTGGAGTGATGAATAATGGAACCCATTTTTTAATAAGCCATCCTTTTCCTAGAGCAAAAGATTTTACTAATGGGCTTTTTATAAGCGTTGCAAATATAGGACTTAGCATCGGCACTGCTATTTGTGGACTTGTCATTTCTTTAAGCAATACGCGTTTTATTGCTATAAGTTCTGTTATTTTACTAAGCTTTGGAATTGTCATGATTTTATTAAGAGATAAAATTCAAAGTATGAAATTAAGGTTTTAA